A stretch of the Mesorhizobium huakuii genome encodes the following:
- the copM gene encoding CopM family metallochaperone yields MTLAKKLVLLLMAAGMLLAVFLESVPAQSEEMKHDMAGMAMGAQSPATAGYKKAMDKMHKDMMVKYTGNADVDFVRGMIPHHQGAIDMAKVELANGKDPEIRKLAEGVIAAQEAEIKQMQDWLAAHPVK; encoded by the coding sequence ATGACCTTGGCCAAGAAACTCGTGCTTTTGCTGATGGCGGCCGGAATGCTGCTCGCCGTCTTCCTCGAAAGCGTTCCGGCGCAGAGCGAAGAGATGAAACATGACATGGCCGGCATGGCGATGGGTGCGCAAAGCCCTGCCACCGCTGGCTACAAGAAGGCGATGGACAAGATGCACAAGGACATGATGGTCAAATACACCGGCAATGCCGATGTCGACTTCGTCCGCGGCATGATTCCGCACCATCAGGGCGCCATCGACATGGCCAAGGTCGAGCTTGCCAATGGCAAGGACCCGGAAATCCGCAAGCTTGCCGAAGGCGTCATCGCCGCGCAGGAAGCCGAGATCAAGCAGATGCAGGACTGGCTTGCTGCTCATCCGGTGAAGTGA
- a CDS encoding aldo/keto reductase has protein sequence MPSAIRTTTLPSGEAVQVLGQGTWKMGEDSRRRADEVNALKLGLDLGITLIDTAEMYASGGAEEVVAEAIAGRRAEVFVVSKVLPSNASRAGVQRACENSLKRLRTDRIDLYLLHWPGSVPLAETVEAFEALKKAGKIRHWGVSNFDTEDMEDLARLPDGGNVQTNQVLYNLVRRGPEFDLAPWSRKRGIPLMAYSPVEQGALARNGRLEAVAARHNATAAQIALAWVMHQEGVIAIPKASSQEHVRQNVAALDIKLTPQDIADLDRGFPPPTRKRGLEMI, from the coding sequence ATGCCATCTGCCATCAGAACCACTACGCTGCCCTCTGGCGAAGCCGTTCAGGTGCTCGGCCAGGGCACCTGGAAGATGGGCGAGGATTCGCGCCGACGTGCCGATGAGGTGAACGCTCTCAAACTCGGCCTCGACCTTGGCATCACGCTGATCGACACCGCCGAAATGTATGCCAGCGGCGGCGCCGAGGAGGTGGTGGCCGAAGCCATTGCCGGCCGCCGCGCCGAGGTCTTCGTGGTCTCAAAAGTGCTGCCCTCAAACGCGTCGCGCGCGGGTGTGCAGCGCGCCTGCGAGAACAGCCTGAAGCGCCTGCGCACCGACCGGATCGACCTCTATCTCCTGCATTGGCCGGGCAGCGTGCCTTTGGCCGAGACGGTCGAGGCCTTCGAGGCCTTGAAGAAAGCCGGCAAGATCCGCCATTGGGGCGTCAGCAATTTCGACACCGAGGACATGGAGGATCTGGCCCGCTTGCCCGATGGCGGCAACGTCCAGACCAATCAGGTGCTCTACAATCTGGTCCGGCGCGGCCCCGAGTTCGATCTCGCGCCCTGGAGTCGCAAGCGAGGCATCCCGCTGATGGCCTATTCGCCGGTCGAGCAGGGCGCGTTGGCGCGCAACGGCAGACTTGAAGCCGTGGCCGCCCGCCACAATGCCACCGCGGCACAGATCGCTTTGGCCTGGGTGATGCACCAGGAGGGCGTCATCGCCATTCCGAAAGCCAGCAGCCAGGAGCATGTCCGACAGAATGTCGCCGCACTCGACATCAAGCTTACGCCGCAGGACATCGCCGATCTCGACCGTGGTTTTCCGCCGCCGACACGCAAGCGCGGCCTGGAGATGATCTGA
- a CDS encoding heavy metal translocating P-type ATPase, protein MTHPDHDHHGDHHAHGAHGSCCAPKGVDAAAVLRDPVCGMTVDPAAGKPTSEHGGRLYHFCSEGCRTKFQAEPEKYMTAADPVCGMSVDRATARHFVRHEGQGFYFCSAGCKAKFEAAPQTYLGDRPAPVPAPKGTQYTCPMHPEIVRDKPGSCPICGMALEPMGVPSGDEGPNPELVDFTRRLWGSAILSIPLLIIAMAPMVGLSFENLVSDRTKTWAELALASPVVLWAAFPFFHRGWESVLNRSPNMWTLISLGVGAAYLYSVVATLFPDIFPHQFRSHGGAVPVYFEAAAVIVALVFLGQVLELRAREKTGSAIRALLDLAPKTARRIGEDGSETDVPLDSVKAGDRLRIRPGDAVPVDGTVLEGRSSIDESMITGEPLPVEKAEGDALTGGTLNKNGSLIMRAERIGAETTLARIVELVAKAQRSRAPIQGLADRVSFYFVPAVVLVAIVAFIAWAIFGPEPSLIFAIVSAVSVLIIACPCALGLATPMSIMTATGRGAHAGVLIKEAAALERFASVDTLIVDKTGTLTEGRPKLTDVVVANGFSEDELLGLAASLEKGSEHPLAEAVVEGAAARGVTVTDASDFEAVTGKGVSGTVSGKTVALGNAAMMRDLGIDVSAASVSAEALQGDGKTAMFVAVRGRLAGIVAVADPVKATTAEAIKALHDSGLRIIMATGDNERTANAIAKSLGIDEVRAGLLPEQKAALVEELRGRGAGVAMAGDGVNDAPALASADVGIAMGTGADVAVESAGITLVKGDLNGIVRARTLAQATIGNIRQNLFFAFLYNVLGVPVAAGVLYPLTGMLLSPMLAAAAMSLSSVSVIANALRLRTLKL, encoded by the coding sequence ATGACGCATCCGGACCATGATCACCACGGCGACCACCATGCGCATGGCGCGCATGGCAGCTGTTGCGCGCCGAAAGGTGTGGATGCGGCGGCCGTTCTGCGCGATCCGGTCTGCGGCATGACCGTGGATCCGGCCGCTGGCAAGCCGACATCGGAGCATGGCGGCCGCCTCTATCATTTCTGCAGTGAAGGTTGCCGCACGAAATTCCAGGCCGAGCCGGAAAAATACATGACGGCCGCCGACCCCGTTTGCGGCATGAGTGTCGACCGTGCCACGGCCAGGCACTTCGTCCGGCATGAAGGCCAGGGCTTCTATTTCTGTTCCGCCGGCTGCAAGGCGAAATTCGAGGCGGCACCGCAAACCTATCTCGGTGACAGGCCGGCGCCGGTGCCGGCGCCCAAGGGCACGCAATACACCTGCCCGATGCATCCAGAAATCGTCCGCGATAAGCCCGGCTCCTGCCCGATCTGTGGCATGGCGCTGGAGCCGATGGGCGTACCATCAGGCGATGAAGGGCCAAATCCCGAGCTGGTCGACTTCACCAGGCGGCTCTGGGGCAGCGCGATCCTGTCGATCCCGCTTCTGATCATCGCCATGGCGCCGATGGTCGGCCTGAGCTTCGAAAATCTGGTCAGCGACCGGACAAAAACTTGGGCGGAGTTGGCGTTGGCAAGCCCGGTGGTGCTCTGGGCTGCCTTTCCTTTCTTTCATCGTGGCTGGGAGTCGGTCCTCAACCGCAGCCCTAACATGTGGACGCTGATTTCGCTCGGCGTCGGTGCGGCCTATCTCTACAGCGTCGTCGCCACACTCTTCCCCGACATCTTCCCGCATCAGTTCCGCAGCCATGGCGGCGCGGTGCCGGTCTATTTCGAGGCCGCCGCCGTCATCGTCGCGCTGGTCTTCCTTGGTCAGGTGCTGGAATTGCGCGCCCGCGAAAAGACCGGATCGGCGATCCGCGCCTTGCTCGATCTGGCGCCGAAGACCGCGCGGCGCATCGGCGAAGACGGTTCCGAGACCGACGTGCCGCTGGACAGCGTCAAGGCCGGTGATCGCCTGCGCATTCGGCCCGGCGATGCCGTGCCGGTCGACGGCACCGTGCTCGAAGGCCGCTCCTCCATCGACGAATCCATGATCACGGGTGAGCCGCTGCCGGTTGAAAAGGCCGAAGGCGACGCCCTGACCGGCGGCACGCTCAACAAAAACGGCTCGCTGATCATGCGCGCCGAACGCATCGGCGCCGAGACCACGCTTGCGCGCATCGTCGAACTCGTCGCCAAGGCACAGCGCTCGCGCGCGCCGATCCAGGGTTTGGCCGACCGCGTTTCCTTCTACTTCGTCCCGGCCGTCGTCCTTGTCGCCATCGTGGCGTTCATTGCCTGGGCTATCTTCGGCCCCGAACCCAGCCTGATCTTCGCCATCGTCTCGGCGGTCTCGGTGCTGATCATCGCCTGTCCCTGTGCGCTCGGCCTCGCCACGCCGATGTCGATCATGACCGCCACCGGGCGCGGCGCGCATGCCGGCGTGCTGATCAAGGAAGCCGCCGCGCTCGAACGCTTCGCCTCCGTCGACACGCTGATCGTCGACAAGACCGGGACCTTGACCGAGGGCCGGCCTAAACTGACGGATGTTGTTGTGGCAAACGGCTTTTCCGAAGACGAATTGCTGGGGCTCGCCGCCAGCCTGGAGAAGGGCTCGGAGCATCCACTGGCCGAGGCTGTCGTCGAAGGCGCTGCTGCGCGCGGTGTAACCGTCACTGACGCCAGCGATTTCGAGGCCGTCACCGGCAAGGGCGTTTCCGGTACGGTGTCGGGCAAGACTGTCGCGCTCGGCAACGCCGCGATGATGCGCGACCTCGGCATCGACGTTTCCGCCGCCTCAGTCAGCGCCGAAGCGCTGCAGGGCGATGGCAAGACGGCAATGTTTGTCGCTGTCCGCGGCAGACTGGCCGGCATCGTCGCCGTCGCCGATCCGGTCAAGGCGACCACCGCCGAGGCGATCAAGGCGCTGCATGACAGCGGCCTCAGGATCATCATGGCGACCGGCGACAATGAGCGCACCGCCAACGCGATCGCCAAAAGCCTCGGCATCGACGAGGTTCGCGCCGGTCTGCTGCCGGAACAGAAGGCGGCCCTGGTCGAGGAACTGCGCGGCAGGGGCGCCGGTGTCGCCATGGCTGGCGACGGCGTCAACGATGCGCCGGCCCTGGCCAGCGCCGATGTCGGCATCGCGATGGGCACCGGCGCCGATGTGGCGGTCGAGAGCGCCGGCATCACCCTGGTCAAGGGCGACCTCAACGGCATCGTGCGGGCTCGAACGCTGGCCCAGGCAACGATCGGCAACATCCGCCAGAACCTGTTCTTCGCCTTCCTCTACAACGTGCTTGGCGTGCCCGTCGCCGCCGGCGTGCTCTATCCGCTCACCGGCATGCTTTTGTCGCCGATGCTGGCGGCGGCGGCGATGAGCCTGTCCTCGGTCTCGGTCATCGCAAACGCATTGCGGCTGCGGACGTTGAAACTCTGA